A portion of the Chiroxiphia lanceolata isolate bChiLan1 chromosome 10, bChiLan1.pri, whole genome shotgun sequence genome contains these proteins:
- the TNFSF10 gene encoding tumor necrosis factor ligand superfamily member 10 isoform X1, whose protein sequence is MLAPGGPSPAQTCGAVVVAAVLLQSVCVAVTFLYFTSELKQLQDTYSKSGIACLTGEEIGNSIQNLDEIESEDREADPCWQVKWHLGKLIKKIMSKSYEENISAINAERSLALSHTDRQQPRGPIHGAAAHLTGSNNRRSSLFTRLDFLPRKGFGHKINWESSRKTHSFLYNVELRNGELVIPQTGFYYIYSQIYFRFREDENEDSDLLGQVRNPKQLVQYIYRLTNYPEPILLMKSARTSCWSKKAEYGLYSTYQGGVFELKRQDRIFVSVSNSDLVDMEKEASFFGAFMIA, encoded by the exons ATGCTGGCGCCGGGCGGGCCCAGCCCCGCGCAGACCTGCGGGGCCGTGGTGGTGGCCGCCGTGCTCCTGCAGTCCGTCTGCGTGGCCGTCACCTTCCTCTACTTCACCAGCGAGCTCAAACAG ctccaggacacGTACTCCAAGAGTGGCATCGCTTGTCTCACCGGGGAGGAAATCGGAAATTCCATCCAAAACTTGGATGAAATCGAAAGCGAAGACAGAGAAGCTGATCCCTGCTGGCAAGTAAAGTGGCACCTGGGAAAGTTAATTAAAAAG ATTATGTCGAAAAGCTACGAGGAAAACATATCTGCAATCAACg CTGAAAGAAGTCTGGCACTGTCACACACCGACAGGCAGCAGCCACGTGGGCCCATCCACGGGGCCGCGGCGCATCTGACGGGCAGCAACAACAGGAGGAGTTCCCTGTTCACACGCT tAGATTTCTTGCCCAGAAAAGGGTTCGGACATAAAATAAACTGGGAATCATCAAGGAAGACCCACTCTTTCCTTTACAATGTGGAGCTGAGAAATGGCGAGTTAGTGATACCCCAGACGGGCTTTTATTACATCTACTCACAAATTTACTTTCGCTTCCGTGAAGATGAGAACGAGGATTCAGATTTGTTGGGACAAGTCAGGAACCCCAAACAGCTTGTCCAGTACATTTACAGACTGACGAATTACCCTGAGCCCATTTTGCTCATGAAAAGTGCAAGAACAAGCTGCTGGTCTAAAAAGGCAGAATATGGACTTTATTCCACCTACCAAGGTGGTGTGTTTGAGCTGAAAAGACAGGACAGGATTTTTGTCTCTGTCAGTAACAGCGACTTAGTTGATATGGAGAAAGAAGCAAGTTTTTTTGGAGCCTTCATGATCGcctaa
- the TNFSF10 gene encoding tumor necrosis factor ligand superfamily member 10 isoform X2 gives MLAPGGPSPAQTCGAVVVAAVLLQSVCVAVTFLYFTSELKQLQDTYSKSGIACLTGEEIGNSIQNLDEIESEDREADPCWQVKWHLGKLIKKIMSKSYEENISAINAERSLALSHTDRQQPRGPIHGAAAHLTGSNNRRSSLFTRYFLPRKGFGHKINWESSRKTHSFLYNVELRNGELVIPQTGFYYIYSQIYFRFREDENEDSDLLGQVRNPKQLVQYIYRLTNYPEPILLMKSARTSCWSKKAEYGLYSTYQGGVFELKRQDRIFVSVSNSDLVDMEKEASFFGAFMIA, from the exons ATGCTGGCGCCGGGCGGGCCCAGCCCCGCGCAGACCTGCGGGGCCGTGGTGGTGGCCGCCGTGCTCCTGCAGTCCGTCTGCGTGGCCGTCACCTTCCTCTACTTCACCAGCGAGCTCAAACAG ctccaggacacGTACTCCAAGAGTGGCATCGCTTGTCTCACCGGGGAGGAAATCGGAAATTCCATCCAAAACTTGGATGAAATCGAAAGCGAAGACAGAGAAGCTGATCCCTGCTGGCAAGTAAAGTGGCACCTGGGAAAGTTAATTAAAAAG ATTATGTCGAAAAGCTACGAGGAAAACATATCTGCAATCAACg CTGAAAGAAGTCTGGCACTGTCACACACCGACAGGCAGCAGCCACGTGGGCCCATCCACGGGGCCGCGGCGCATCTGACGGGCAGCAACAACAGGAGGAGTTCCCTGTTCACACGCT ATTTCTTGCCCAGAAAAGGGTTCGGACATAAAATAAACTGGGAATCATCAAGGAAGACCCACTCTTTCCTTTACAATGTGGAGCTGAGAAATGGCGAGTTAGTGATACCCCAGACGGGCTTTTATTACATCTACTCACAAATTTACTTTCGCTTCCGTGAAGATGAGAACGAGGATTCAGATTTGTTGGGACAAGTCAGGAACCCCAAACAGCTTGTCCAGTACATTTACAGACTGACGAATTACCCTGAGCCCATTTTGCTCATGAAAAGTGCAAGAACAAGCTGCTGGTCTAAAAAGGCAGAATATGGACTTTATTCCACCTACCAAGGTGGTGTGTTTGAGCTGAAAAGACAGGACAGGATTTTTGTCTCTGTCAGTAACAGCGACTTAGTTGATATGGAGAAAGAAGCAAGTTTTTTTGGAGCCTTCATGATCGcctaa